A genome region from Pseudomonas pergaminensis includes the following:
- a CDS encoding response regulator transcription factor, whose translation MSNKALIVDDHPFIRATVKYLLKQEGFVEIFEAGNGADAMQIAREQKPDLIILDLAMPKLGGLEVISRIKALELPCKILVLTSYLAVFFSTRCMRAGAMGFVAKTGELDELQKAIRAIRSGYSCFPSLPSSSVRRDDLQTTEHELVEALSDRELTVLQKLALGLGNKDIARDMLLSHKTVSTYKTRLKEKLRMDSVVHLAKFAQRNHLI comes from the coding sequence ATGAGCAACAAAGCTTTAATTGTGGACGATCACCCTTTTATACGTGCCACCGTGAAGTACCTGTTGAAGCAGGAAGGTTTTGTTGAGATTTTTGAGGCGGGCAACGGGGCCGATGCCATGCAGATTGCCCGTGAGCAGAAACCGGACCTGATCATTCTCGATCTGGCAATGCCCAAGCTCGGTGGTCTGGAGGTCATCAGTCGGATCAAAGCGCTGGAGTTGCCTTGCAAGATCCTGGTGCTGACCTCTTACCTGGCGGTGTTCTTTTCCACCCGTTGCATGCGCGCCGGGGCCATGGGCTTTGTGGCCAAGACGGGCGAACTTGATGAGTTGCAAAAGGCGATCAGGGCGATCCGGTCTGGCTACAGTTGCTTTCCGAGCCTGCCGAGCAGTTCGGTACGCCGTGATGATCTGCAGACCACCGAGCATGAACTGGTGGAAGCGCTGTCGGACCGTGAATTGACAGTGTTGCAAAAATTGGCGCTGGGCCTGGGCAACAAGGACATCGCTAGGGACATGCTGCTGAGCCACAAGACCGTCAGCACGTACAAGACGCGCCTCAAGGAGAAACTGCGTATGGATTCGGTGGTGCACCTGGCCAAGTTCGCCCAGCGCAACCATCTGATCTGA
- a CDS encoding MgtC/SapB family protein, which produces MQAINNINLNSLIDTLVSLTAAFILGGLIGFERQYRQRTAGLRTNVLVAVGAAIFVDMANRLGGAEGAVRVVAYVVSGIGFLGAGVIMREEGNVRGLNTAATLWASAAVGACAGADLILEALLGTLFVLAANTLLRPIVNNINRQPLDVVSAEVTNILYVIARRTQQKAVLALLEAELARCNYPASDVDVRPFGTEEVEIEATLAVTSVDGDELDALVARISMSTLVVQAFWSPSTTE; this is translated from the coding sequence ATGCAAGCAATCAACAACATCAACCTCAATTCGCTGATCGATACCCTGGTCAGCCTTACTGCGGCCTTTATTCTCGGCGGCCTGATCGGCTTCGAGCGCCAGTACCGCCAGCGCACGGCGGGCCTGCGGACCAACGTGCTGGTGGCGGTGGGTGCGGCGATCTTCGTCGACATGGCCAACCGTCTCGGTGGTGCCGAAGGCGCCGTGCGGGTGGTGGCCTATGTGGTGTCGGGTATTGGCTTTCTCGGTGCCGGCGTGATCATGCGCGAAGAGGGCAACGTGCGTGGGCTCAATACTGCCGCCACCCTCTGGGCCTCGGCTGCGGTGGGTGCCTGCGCGGGTGCCGACTTGATCCTGGAAGCGCTGCTGGGCACGTTGTTTGTGCTGGCGGCCAATACCTTGCTGCGCCCGATCGTCAACAACATCAACCGCCAGCCGCTGGATGTGGTGTCGGCAGAAGTCACCAACATCCTGTATGTGATCGCCCGGCGCACCCAGCAAAAAGCCGTTCTGGCGTTGCTGGAAGCTGAGCTGGCACGGTGCAATTACCCCGCCAGTGATGTGGATGTTCGCCCCTTCGGCACGGAAGAAGTCGAAATCGAAGCCACCTTGGCCGTGACCTCGGTAGACGGTGACGAGTTGGACGCCCTGGTGGCGCGCATCTCGATGTCGACCCTGGTGGTGCAGGCATTCTGGAGTCCAAGTACTACGGAGTAG